The genomic DNA atacatacaaaaaaaagatcTCGTTCATTCAAATACTTACGCAATAAAATGCTTGCCCCGCCCTTATTTCCACCGGCCCTTCCATGTGATAAATATTGAACGGTCCGTAGCTCGTAATCATTGAGGTACGACAAGGGTTATTTACCCGAAAACAgtacgttttttttttcgatggAGGCTTATATTTGTCGTGGTTTGTACCGGGGAATAACAGTATTGTTCGATTAAGGCTTCAATTTGTTTGGGTTATGCATCGCTTCTTccaatttttcaacaaaaaaatcgaaattaaaACATGACACGTGATTTCGTATTAGCTAAACTGGTAAATATAGATGCTTCTTTTCCACTGTCAAAGTCACTCCTACATGAAAATGATTGAAGTAGTTTGGTTATTGAGCTCAATACACGATTAGGCCACGTTTACAGAAAGTATTTGTCCGTACatacacatttttgaaatttacttaCGTCAACGAACGATTAAAACGtgatttaattgtttaataattgttttactttatttgagGTGACTTATAGGTCCATTGGGCCggatgtatttctatttatcatatattatatgtttataatctGTACATAAtttacacatgtcactataataaataatttacttacttaATATTTACTTACATAGTGGTTATTGTACAATACAGTACTGCTATATTGAGTCTTCGTATAGAATTTGACATATACTCTCAGTGGTTAACGTTTAATACAGTAATTTTATTAACAGCTTAAGACCTCTGCTGAACATTCGAAGGTCCTTACAATGTAAAATATCGTTTCATATTGGCTTCTCGTAGGTTTTCTTTAACTAATCTGTTGGCGCTTTTAACtataacatatatgaaaaggaagatgtggtaatattgccaatgagacaattctccataagagaccaaatgacacagaaataaacagctACAGGTCAggcatttgtcaatatataaaaatgtagtttGCATTTTGCcagttttaaatataatgatattttaataatagcATTATGACTTTCCAAAAATATCGGTATAAATAGATCCTGATTTCCGTGTTAGAAAACTGAGTATTAAATGGTCTAAAATAACTCTTTGTAATTAGTTATATAATTCTATCTAATCAAGGTTGATAATATAACGTTTGGAAATAGAATGATAAGAAATTATAAACCTTCATGTTCGACCAAACTTCTCTAATGATATTTTCTACAATGAAAACAGATTACATAGTCAATCATTGAAGTTTTGTTATAAAGAATAACCAAATGTACAATATGTACGTATATGAACCCAATTGATTGCCATATGTCCACTTGATTATAACAGACAGCATTAATATTTCAGaataagtttgaaaataaaaatattttcctatGACTTTTcatgttctgttaaattgttccttttaaaattgttacacgatgatgactgctgtacttttatttattatgtctgtttagttcacgcatcattgtaaatataacggaatttgatgggactgtcatcaaagtgagagggttagtgctataaaaccaggtttaatccaccattttctacatttgaaaatgactaTACCAAgaaaggaatatgacagttcttgtccattcgtttttgatgtgttttgatttttgattatgccatgtgataatggacttttcgattggattttcctctgagttcgatatttttgtgattttacttttttatatcaagCCATTATGAACTGGTATAACCACACACGCTTTAAATGTCTAGTGTCAATATTGCATGAAAGACCATTGACATATGGAAAATTCCCCCCCTTGAATTCTATACTATTGGTCAatattttaaatggaaaattgAAGCCGTGGTCAACCTCCAATAGCAGGAAATCCTCCAACCAGAATATTTAACTCGCAGTATTTCTTTAAATGAATGTCAAATGTACACTAGGTTACGCTATATACTTATATACAGTAgctatttaaatttgaaatcagAAGTCTATAAAGCAGGGGGTTTAAGTTTCCATAGCtgagtaaaataaaacattttgttttagtcCTATACCAAGAACAAATGAAGTACTTATTTATTCATTATGAATAACAAAGATACAATAGCCAAGTCAACTTGAGAAAAATATGAGGTCTATTAGAAGGGGGTCAGTTTTTCAGGGATTgtgtgaaaaatataaaatagcatAGTTAAACATATTCACGGGTGTCATTTGGTTAAAcgagagaaatgatcgtgaaagaatatcttaCGGTGGTCAAATATTgcgagacgatcgtgaaagctCTGGAtcgtgaaaaaaaaagaaagaaaaaaaaagatatatgaaagacatttaatcgagaagacatatgGTTGGTCAATAAATAATCTTATCtaattaattacacagacaaattaaattcacaataaaataaaactgtctgtcaaaatggtttaacaTAATGATCAGTATGTGAGAAAAATCCAGTTTTGAAAGTAcataatgtttacaaaacaaacaaaaagcagattgcttctcgacatttcaatgacatacaaaatgataacaaacatgattttttcgtaaattagaATAAAATCGACTACATTTTTTCGAATAAGGGCACtctatttgaatgaattaaatGGTTATCAtagtattttgtataaacataatctgaaacttggtaaaacaaaaattattaccCAAATTTGATTttcggatcgtgaaagatcacgtaccgctttttgaagatcgtgaaaaggatcgtgaaagatctgatgctacgaagacgttcaaattattcttcaattatatgataattaataaatgttattgGTATGGAGAGAAACAAAATTGGCTAAGATCCTCGATAACTTaaagcatttcaaaatattaatattatatacCTGGGCCCAGTTGTTCAAAAGTGTCGTTAGGCTAACGATGTCGTTAAAGTGTCGTTAACGTGTCGTTATAATTTAACGATAATGTTAAGTgttgttcaaaaatattatcgTGAACTTTTGTGTTAAAACCTCGCTAACTTTAATCACTTATTTACCCATGATTAAATGCTAACGACTGCGTTAAACATGGCTGGCCTAGCATTGTTCAATGTTCCACCACAAAGAAGACCACAACATTTTCGCAATAGGGATGGCTTTTCTTTAGAGTTTAGTGATGAGGAGTTAAGGGCAAGATACAGATTCAGCCGACAAAGTATTATGGTTATCTCGGACCTTGTAAGAGATGACTTACAGAGAGGGACACACAGAAACCATGCACTCACTGTGGAACAGCAAGTCATGGTTACCCCAAGATTTTTGGCCAGTGGAAGTTTTCTTCAAGTTGTTGGAGACACACTTGGTAAGAATTTAATtggttttataattatatttgtatccattcagttatttgtttttagtgtTGATAATATATTATCGAATTTACCGTCAATATCTTTGTTGCCAATTTCTTATTAAGTCATCatggttttaataaataaaaaatctccTTTTAAAGGGTTGGACAAAGGCACAGTGTCAAGAGTTGTACAGGACACTACGGCTGCATTGTGTAAGAGGCAGAACGAGTTCGTTAAATGGCCAAGAAGCGacgtagaaaaaaacaagataaaGGCTGGGAATTACAGAATTGGAGGGTTTCCCAATGTTATTGGAGCCATTGATGGGACGCACATACGTATCCAGGCACCTACCACTGATGAGGCATCCTATGTCAACAGAAAAGGGTACCACAGCATCAATGTGCAGGCTGTGTGTGATGCAGATGGTATGTTTACAAAAGTGTAATGTCCcttacagcaaaaaaaaaaaattaaagggaAGCAAGTCAACTAGTTCCTTGCAAAACTCGTACCTTGACAGCTCGTACATAATTTGAACCATTGCATACCTGAACCATTCAAAATACAGGATATATGCATAAAAACCAGTGCTGGTATATTGATAATAGTTTTCATGTGTTCAAAAGAATTTGCAATTCTATAGCATATTTTAAAAGTGGGACTGTCTCTTAACTAAGTTGCAGATGTGTTTTTGATCCATGACAATTCAAGATAAATAGATGGAGTTATTCCTCTTTGTACTGGCTCTCTCCAAAcaagtacttttttttatatattcatgtttCCCTATTTGTTCTTAATCATATTTAATTAGTAGCAATCTTGAAAGTTAGAttgcatgtgttgtttgttgggATATtgtatgaactttataatttcGAAAAGAAAACATGTcctatttttttggtttaactAAATTTGCTAGTTGAGAATTTCATGTGATCTATAAAGAATTCGCTATTTTCACTGTTCTCTTTTAcaggaaaatttacaaatattaacacaCCATGGCCAGGAAATGCACATGATGCACACATCTTTAGAACTTCACAGGTAAATCAAATCTTCCTtccattcattttttattgttatcgTTCACTATAAATTTATGCacaatctttaataaaaaaataatgtgtcttGAACAAGTTAAAAATTTAATGTGTCTTTACAAGTTGAAAAATTAGTGctgatgaattatttttaatcagttatgccttttggaaaaaaaaaggattaaatATGGAATATTGCCACATTTATAAGGGCCCTTAATTATGTGTACAAATATTGCCAGATTGTTATGAAgtttatattgtacattttatgatCAACACTTTTGATGCGTTTCAAAATCTGagtaattaatttttaaaagagttttaGAACAATTATTTATATTGGTAATGACATTTCATTATTTGAATCCTTAAATTAAGAgacatataaattgttttatttattgccCTTGTATCTTAAATAGATAACATATAGGCAATGTATAGAATATTCTATATGGGATTttctcactgttgaaggccgtgaaGAGACCTGTAGATGTTAAtctctgtgttattttggtctcttgtagagagttgtctcattggaattcataccacatcctccttttttttttttatatattcactattctttaaatatttttatttctatcattcataaatttacaaaacaatttgtcCAGTGGAAACATGATTGTGTTTTACATATTCTAATTTCATTGTTTAGGTATGTACACACATGGAAAGGACACCTAATTGGGAAAGTGGCATCTTACTTGGGGATAGTGGATATTCATGCCGCCCATTCATCATGACGCATTATGCCCGTCCTGCAAATGAAGACCAAACAAGGTTTAACAAGCATCATGCAAGAACAAGATGTGTAATAGAAAGGACATTTGGGAGATGGAAAAGGCGTTTTCATGTACTTCATACAGAGGTAttaatctaatttaaaaaatattaaagttaggGAACAAGTATTTAAGGCAGCAACGATTTGATTTTCTGGGAGGGAGGGGGGCTTTGGGGGAGtagctatggttttttttggggaaaaaaaaagtttgtttcctgtttttagagaaaaaaataatttgtttttgaccctgagaaaaaaaaaagtttgttaaaccctcagctgccactatatgtaatgctaacattgaatgaaaaaaaagtgcttTCGACTTGTCGCCAAAAAAAATAGGTTGTTCTTCCccaaaggcgaaaaaaaaagttggcagagaaaaaaagcaacataacccccccccccctcccagaaaatcaaatgattgCTGTCTAACTACTGGATGGACGGAGAAGtggtaaagattttttttacttaaaaaaaaaagcaggttTATGAAAGCCCTTTATGACTTAACATGTTCAATtctaaataaagaataatttgaTTCATTATACAGTGTCAAAAAAATAAGAACtgaaatttcaacaaaaaaatgcatgtatataattaGATGATATGAGTGCCAAGAAGACAACTCTGCAAACATGTCACAATGTATAACATAGGCTGATTTAAAAATTGGGCccttttctggaaaaaaaatggatgaTTGTATACcaaatcactgaagcgtgaccaCTCTTAGGGAGTAAGTGGACTCCCCCCCCCCACCCCTtctgaaaatttctagatctgCCACTGTATAGAAAGTTAAGAATGTTGGTCAATTATTCGTCCTTCAAGACAGAGCCTTGTACAAAAGTAAACAGCAAGCTGTTAAGGGCCCAAAATTCTTAtctatagaaaattaaaaaaaaaattaataacaacaACACTCGACAAACATGAAACAAAATGCTCAACAAAGATTATGGAAGAGTTTTAATAAGACTACTAATGTCataagttcatattttttttaataaattttaatattttttttttacttttattttatagatttgtaTGAAACCTGAAAAGGCATGTAGTATTATCATGGCGTGTGCCATTCTGCACAATATAGCTTTGTGGATGAATGAGCCTGACCTGCCAGAAGATCAAGAAGAGGAGATGCCTAATGTAGACGCAGTGTACAACGGGGCCAATGATGGAAGGAGAATTAGGGATCACATCACTCAGATGTACTTCACCAATTAAATTCACacattaaat from Mytilus trossulus isolate FHL-02 chromosome 8, PNRI_Mtr1.1.1.hap1, whole genome shotgun sequence includes the following:
- the LOC134727636 gene encoding putative nuclease HARBI1; translated protein: MAGLALFNVPPQRRPQHFRNRDGFSLEFSDEELRARYRFSRQSIMVISDLVRDDLQRGTHRNHALTVEQQVMVTPRFLASGSFLQVVGDTLGLDKGTVSRVVQDTTAALCKRQNEFVKWPRSDVEKNKIKAGNYRIGGFPNVIGAIDGTHIRIQAPTTDEASYVNRKGYHSINVQAVCDADGKFTNINTPWPGNAHDAHIFRTSQVCTHMERTPNWESGILLGDSGYSCRPFIMTHYARPANEDQTRFNKHHARTRCVIERTFGRWKRRFHVLHTEICMKPEKACSIIMACAILHNIALWMNEPDLPEDQEEEMPNVDAVYNGANDGRRIRDHITQMYFTN